One genomic window of Magnolia sinica isolate HGM2019 chromosome 3, MsV1, whole genome shotgun sequence includes the following:
- the LOC131239104 gene encoding uncharacterized protein LOC131239104, producing the protein MGLNHNLGLWAFLFFFFLVLLISSLPSPAMSHQIRANANAPSHLSRRFQVYKIKNTTPYLLDEDLNKNSNRRKRRKKKKIKPFETRTFSAMLPKGFVPPSGSSPCHNDMPDSINFYCDYSTTNP; encoded by the coding sequence ATGGGCTTAAATCACAACCTGGGCTTATGggcctttctcttcttcttcttccttgtcttgctCATCTCCTCCCTCCCTTCTCCTGCCATGTCCCATCAAATCCGAGCCAATGCGAATGCTCCTTCGCATTTGTCAAGGAGATTccaagtgtacaagatcaagaacACAACGCCTTACTTGTTGGATGAAGATCTCAACAAGAACAGCAAcaggaggaagaggaggaagaagaagaagatcaagcccTTTGAAACGAGGACTTTCTCAGCCATGCTTCCTAAGGGTTTCGTCCCTCCGTCGGGATCGTCGCCGTGCCATAAcgacatgcctgactcgatcaaCTTCTATTGTGACTATTCGACAACGAATccatag
- the LOC131240846 gene encoding uncharacterized protein LOC131240846, whose translation MSPTLKLPFLILLISTFAFGTLSWRSSSTSGPLDGRKSVGIFPPTCNRIECPKFEVILVGNGFEIRRYNLTMWTSTSPIQDISLVEATRTGFLQLFNYIQGNNDYKEKIEMTAPVITQVVPSDGPFCSSMFVVSFYLPQKNQADPPPAENLHVQKWGLKYVAVRQFSGFASDYGVGQEAAALYNSLVESGWSTLIDKALAADPTSTYTVAQYNSPFEFKNRVNEIWMMVDMEDVNAI comes from the exons ATGTCCCCCACTCTCAAGCTACCCTTTCTCATTCTGCTCATCTCAACCTTTGCCTTTGGGACACTATCATGGCGCAGTTCGTCGACATCGGGACCGTTGGATGGTCGAAAGAGCGTTGGAATCTTTCCTCCTACTTGTAACCGCATCGAATGTCCAAAATTCGAGGTGATTCTCGTAGGAAATGGATTCGAAATCCGGCGATACAACTTGACTATGTGGACTTCGACGTCGCCGATTCAAGACATCTCATTGGTAGAGGCGACCAGAACAGGCTTTTTACA GCTATTCAACTACATTCAAGGGAATAACGACTACAAAGAGAAGATAGAGATGACTGCTCCTGTGATCACTCAGGTCGTCCCAAGCGACGGACCCTTCTGTTCGTCGATGTTCGTCGTTAGCTTCTACTTGCCTCAAAAGAACCAGGCTGACCCACCGCCCGCCGAAAACCTCCATGTCCAAAAATGGGGCCTCAAATACGTAGCGGTGAGGCAATTCAGTGGATTCGCGTCTGATTACGGCGTTGGCCAGGAAGCGGCTGCGTTGTATAATAGTCTCGTTGAGTCTGGATGGTCGACTCTCATCGACAAAGCCCTGGCTGCGGATCCCACATCGACTTACACAGTCGCGCAGTATAATTCGCCATTCGAGTtcaaaaatagagtgaatgagaTATGGATGATGGTTGATATGGAAGATGTTAATGCAATCTAA